The following are from one region of the Amylibacter sp. IMCC11727 genome:
- the putA gene encoding bifunctional proline dehydrogenase/L-glutamate gamma-semialdehyde dehydrogenase PutA yields MADLQTLRTQIRAAHLADEAALLNDLQSTAQISDAKKSAATTRAVNLVTKIREQGDSGMMEVFMAEYGLSTDEGIALMCLAEALLRVPDSETVDALIEDKIAPSDWGSHLGKSSSSLVNASTWALMLTGKVLHDEEPGIAATLKSAVRRLGEPVIRTAVSRAMRELGAQFVLGETIREAVSRGKSKARHGFTYSYDMLGEAALTANDAEKFYDSYADAIKSLAKHCKSDDIRENPGISIKLSALHPRYELGQSERVMRELVTSTKRLARMARKANMGLNIDAEEADRLDLSLDVIEAVLRDPDLAGWDGFGVVVQAFGKRCNGVIDWLHQLATDLDRKIMVRLVKGAYWDTEIKRAQVEGTEGFPVFTRKAATDVAYICNAQKLLGLTDRIYPQFATHNAHTVAAILEMATDKSAFEFQRLHGMGESLHDIVLADEQTRCRIYAPVGAHRDLLAYLVRRLLENGANSSFVNQIIDEDVPPSEVAADPFETLANAPEDQVALPADIFAPRQNSRGWDLHRHADLDDIETARAPFAHTQWTAGPITVAKPTGTESLTVTNPARHDDVVGSVLQATAEDAEAAIANAKLWNAPASDRATALRKAADLYEQNFGELFAVLAREAGKTPMDAIAELREAVDFLRYYADEAERHADAEPRGLFTCISPWNFPLAIFSGQLSAALAAGNAVLAKPAEPTSICAHIAVKLLHEAGVPKSALQLLPGAGRIIGTALTSSDKINGTCFTGSTATAQTINRALAASTAPDTPLIAETGGLNAMIVDSTALPEQAVRDIIASGFQSAGQRCSALRVLYIQEDVADTFTEMLFGAMDELVVGDPWGFTTDVGPVINDAAAAGIRAHIEQARSEGRLMKELPTPTTGTFIPPTVLRVNGINDLTTEIFGPVIHIATFKSEDLDKIVDDINASGFGLTFGMHSRIDDRVDSVTARLNVGNMYINRNQIGAIVGSQPFGGEGLSGTGPKAGGPAYVKRFTATTPINGSAPKGEAADITSVQDALNTMSAIRRPRLSSELLPGPTGESNQLSTFGRGTVLCLGPTAEDATAQARTARLNGCAALQIAPNVTNGIDAMLDRTALSSLENFDVVALWSDPADQSAAREALANRNGALIPLVCGDDLADRCTMERHICVDTTAAGGNAQLLASVEV; encoded by the coding sequence ACAACCCGCGCCGTCAACCTCGTCACCAAAATCCGCGAACAAGGCGATTCAGGCATGATGGAGGTTTTCATGGCCGAATACGGCCTCTCCACGGATGAAGGCATCGCGCTCATGTGCTTGGCAGAGGCGCTCCTGCGCGTTCCAGATTCCGAAACCGTCGACGCCCTTATCGAAGACAAAATCGCCCCGTCCGATTGGGGCAGCCACCTTGGCAAATCCTCCTCTTCCCTCGTCAACGCTTCCACATGGGCGCTCATGCTCACGGGCAAAGTCCTCCACGACGAAGAACCCGGCATCGCCGCCACCCTCAAATCCGCGGTCCGCCGCCTTGGCGAACCCGTGATCCGCACAGCCGTGTCCCGCGCCATGCGTGAACTTGGCGCACAATTCGTCCTTGGCGAAACCATCCGTGAAGCCGTCTCTCGCGGCAAATCAAAGGCGCGGCACGGCTTCACCTACTCCTACGACATGCTCGGCGAAGCGGCCCTCACCGCAAACGATGCCGAAAAGTTCTACGACAGCTATGCGGACGCGATTAAATCCCTCGCCAAGCACTGCAAATCCGATGATATCCGCGAAAACCCGGGCATCTCCATCAAACTGTCCGCCCTGCACCCCCGCTATGAACTCGGCCAATCCGAACGGGTCATGCGCGAACTCGTCACCTCCACCAAACGCCTCGCTCGTATGGCGCGCAAAGCCAACATGGGCCTCAACATCGACGCAGAAGAAGCCGACCGTCTCGACCTTTCCCTCGACGTAATCGAAGCCGTCCTGCGCGACCCTGACCTCGCAGGCTGGGACGGATTTGGCGTGGTGGTCCAAGCCTTCGGCAAACGCTGCAACGGCGTCATCGACTGGCTGCACCAACTTGCCACTGACTTGGATCGCAAAATTATGGTCCGCCTCGTCAAAGGCGCCTATTGGGACACCGAAATCAAACGCGCCCAGGTGGAAGGCACCGAAGGCTTCCCCGTCTTCACCCGCAAAGCCGCCACCGATGTGGCCTACATCTGCAACGCGCAAAAACTGCTCGGCCTGACCGATCGCATCTACCCGCAATTCGCCACCCACAACGCTCACACCGTCGCCGCCATTTTGGAAATGGCCACCGACAAGAGCGCGTTCGAATTCCAACGCCTGCATGGCATGGGCGAATCCTTGCACGACATTGTCCTCGCTGATGAACAAACCCGCTGTCGCATCTACGCCCCCGTCGGCGCACACCGTGATCTGCTCGCCTACCTCGTACGGCGCTTGCTCGAAAACGGCGCGAACTCCTCTTTCGTCAACCAAATCATCGACGAAGACGTCCCCCCATCCGAAGTCGCCGCCGATCCTTTCGAAACCCTCGCCAACGCCCCCGAAGACCAAGTCGCCCTCCCCGCAGACATCTTCGCCCCGCGCCAAAACTCCCGCGGCTGGGACCTGCACCGCCACGCAGACCTAGATGACATCGAAACGGCCCGCGCACCCTTCGCACACACCCAATGGACCGCTGGCCCAATCACCGTAGCAAAACCCACTGGCACGGAATCCCTCACCGTCACCAACCCCGCCCGCCACGACGATGTGGTCGGCTCGGTGTTGCAGGCCACCGCAGAAGACGCCGAAGCAGCCATCGCAAACGCAAAACTCTGGAACGCCCCTGCATCCGACCGCGCCACTGCCCTGCGCAAAGCCGCCGATCTGTACGAACAAAACTTCGGCGAACTCTTCGCCGTACTCGCCCGCGAAGCAGGCAAAACCCCCATGGACGCCATCGCCGAACTGCGCGAAGCCGTCGATTTCCTGCGCTATTACGCGGATGAGGCCGAACGCCACGCAGACGCGGAACCACGCGGCCTCTTCACCTGCATCTCTCCGTGGAACTTCCCGCTCGCCATCTTCTCAGGCCAGCTTTCCGCCGCGCTCGCTGCAGGCAACGCAGTCCTCGCGAAACCCGCAGAACCCACCTCCATCTGCGCCCATATCGCCGTAAAACTCCTTCACGAAGCAGGCGTCCCAAAATCCGCCCTACAACTCCTCCCAGGTGCAGGCCGCATCATCGGCACTGCCCTCACGTCCAGCGACAAAATCAATGGCACTTGCTTCACAGGCTCCACTGCCACCGCGCAAACCATCAACCGCGCTCTGGCCGCCAGCACCGCCCCCGACACGCCGCTGATCGCCGAAACAGGCGGCCTCAACGCCATGATCGTGGACAGCACCGCCCTGCCCGAACAGGCAGTACGCGACATCATCGCCTCTGGTTTTCAGTCTGCAGGCCAGCGTTGCTCGGCCCTACGCGTCCTCTACATCCAAGAAGACGTGGCTGACACCTTCACCGAAATGCTCTTTGGCGCAATGGACGAGTTGGTCGTGGGCGATCCGTGGGGCTTCACCACCGATGTGGGTCCCGTCATCAATGATGCCGCCGCCGCAGGCATTCGCGCGCACATCGAACAGGCCCGATCCGAGGGCCGTTTGATGAAAGAACTGCCAACCCCAACCACAGGCACCTTCATCCCGCCCACCGTTCTGCGCGTAAACGGCATCAACGATCTGACCACCGAAATCTTCGGCCCTGTCATCCACATTGCCACCTTCAAATCCGAAGACCTCGACAAAATCGTCGACGACATCAACGCCAGCGGCTTCGGCCTCACCTTCGGCATGCACTCGCGTATTGATGATCGTGTCGACAGCGTCACCGCCCGCCTGAACGTCGGCAACATGTACATCAACCGCAACCAAATCGGCGCCATCGTCGGCTCCCAACCCTTCGGCGGCGAAGGCCTCTCTGGCACGGGCCCCAAGGCAGGCGGCCCCGCCTATGTGAAACGCTTCACAGCAACCACGCCCATCAACGGCAGTGCCCCAAAAGGTGAAGCCGCCGACATCACATCTGTGCAAGACGCGCTCAACACCATGTCCGCCATCCGCCGCCCGCGCCTGTCTTCCGAACTGCTGCCAGGCCCAACAGGCGAGAGCAACCAACTCTCCACCTTTGGGCGCGGCACAGTCCTCTGCCTAGGTCCAACGGCTGAAGACGCCACGGCCCAAGCCCGCACCGCGCGGCTCAACGGCTGCGCCGCACTGCAAATCGCACCAAATGTCACCAACGGCATCGACGCTATGCTCGACCGCACCGCCCTGTCCTCTTTGGAAAACTTCGACGTAGTGGCGCTCTGGTCTGATCCAGCCGATCAATCCGCCGCACGCGAAGCCTTGGCAAACCGCAACGGCGCTCTCATCCCGCTTGTCTGCGGTGATGATCTGGCCGACCGCTGCACCATGGAACGTCACATCTGCGTTGACACCACCGCCGCAGGGGGCAACGCCCAACTCCTCGCCTCCGTCGAAGTGTAA
- a CDS encoding polyhydroxybutyrate depolymerase gives MRILIAFLLVCWPFFAVADDVCHADVPCVMEDGRSYHVKAPDGWDGETPLPVMLHFHGWGRQGTLIVKHTRISGATRRRGVLLLAPNGAGRTWDFWRSDTADVAFGERVLADAAKRYPIDFSNVFVSGYSYGSAMAWRFGCETSVDVRAVLAVSGTLRQDEDCAGMPREVRHVHGLTDTVMDFPMGRGGDETYPVALWRRKFNCGDVSARSEWSNVPPLAHQRSVWECDAGRRVVLDVHPSGHFIPKGWFARQLDELLGREPRLP, from the coding sequence ATGAGGATTTTGATTGCTTTTCTATTGGTGTGTTGGCCGTTTTTCGCGGTGGCGGACGACGTGTGCCATGCGGATGTGCCCTGTGTGATGGAGGATGGTCGGTCGTATCATGTGAAGGCTCCTGATGGATGGGATGGGGAGACGCCACTGCCTGTGATGCTGCATTTTCATGGCTGGGGGCGGCAGGGCACATTGATTGTGAAGCACACGCGGATTTCGGGGGCCACGCGGCGGCGTGGGGTTTTGTTGTTGGCCCCAAATGGAGCCGGTAGGACCTGGGATTTCTGGCGCAGCGATACGGCGGATGTTGCCTTTGGCGAGCGGGTGTTGGCGGATGCGGCCAAGCGATATCCGATTGATTTTTCGAATGTGTTTGTGTCGGGGTATTCCTATGGATCGGCAATGGCATGGCGGTTTGGCTGTGAAACCTCTGTGGATGTGCGGGCGGTCTTGGCGGTGTCTGGGACATTGCGACAGGATGAAGATTGCGCGGGGATGCCGCGTGAGGTGCGCCATGTGCATGGGCTGACGGATACGGTGATGGATTTTCCGATGGGACGTGGAGGAGATGAAACCTATCCCGTGGCGTTGTGGCGGCGCAAGTTTAACTGTGGGGATGTGTCGGCGCGATCAGAGTGGAGCAATGTGCCGCCGCTGGCGCATCAGCGTTCCGTTTGGGAGTGTGACGCGGGGCGGCGGGTTGTTCTGGATGTGCATCCCAGTGGGCATTTCATCCCGAAGGGCTGGTTTGCGCGGCAGTTGGATGAGTTGCTCGGACGGGAGCCGCGGTTGCCGTAA
- a CDS encoding ornithine cyclodeaminase, with protein sequence MMNLNPSKLAMVPFVSVDNMMKLIHFIGLEQMLKEIAEYIEDDFRRWELFDKTPRVASHSAEGVIELMPTSDGEVYGFKYVNGHPKNMKEGLQTVTAFGLLADVGNGYPVLLSEMTILTALRTAATSAMVAKHLAPKGAKTLAMIGNGAQSEFQAFAMKAIVGVDKLRMYDIDPAATEKAMRNLKGFGMELVACKTPEEAIEGAQIITTCTADKQYATILTDNMVGAGVHINAIGGDCPGKTELHADILSRSDVFVEYPPQTRIEGEIQQMPEDFAVTEMWEVITGAKTGRTSESQITLFDGVGFAIEDFSALRYVRDKLKSSGFYEDLDMLADPDDPRDLFGMVQRAAG encoded by the coding sequence ATGATGAATTTGAATCCATCAAAGCTGGCCATGGTGCCGTTTGTCAGTGTCGATAACATGATGAAACTGATCCATTTCATTGGCTTGGAACAGATGTTGAAAGAGATTGCAGAGTACATCGAAGACGATTTCCGCCGCTGGGAGCTGTTTGATAAAACACCGCGTGTTGCGTCCCATTCTGCGGAAGGTGTGATTGAGTTGATGCCCACATCAGATGGGGAAGTGTACGGGTTTAAATACGTCAACGGACACCCCAAGAACATGAAAGAGGGGTTGCAGACGGTGACGGCCTTTGGCCTGCTTGCGGATGTGGGCAATGGCTATCCTGTGTTGCTGTCTGAAATGACGATCCTGACGGCGCTGCGCACGGCCGCAACCAGTGCGATGGTGGCAAAGCATCTGGCACCCAAAGGGGCGAAGACGTTGGCGATGATCGGCAATGGGGCGCAATCGGAATTTCAGGCCTTTGCGATGAAAGCCATCGTTGGCGTGGACAAGCTGCGCATGTATGACATTGACCCTGCGGCCACAGAAAAGGCCATGCGCAACCTGAAAGGGTTTGGCATGGAATTGGTGGCCTGTAAGACACCCGAAGAGGCCATTGAGGGCGCGCAGATCATCACCACATGCACGGCGGATAAGCAGTATGCGACGATCCTGACGGACAACATGGTGGGCGCGGGTGTTCACATCAACGCCATCGGCGGGGACTGTCCAGGCAAGACCGAATTGCACGCGGATATCCTGTCACGCTCTGATGTGTTTGTGGAATATCCCCCGCAAACGCGGATTGAAGGGGAAATCCAGCAGATGCCAGAGGATTTTGCTGTCACCGAAATGTGGGAGGTTATCACAGGGGCCAAAACAGGCCGCACAAGCGAAAGCCAGATTACATTGTTTGACGGGGTCGGCTTTGCCATCGAAGATTTCAGTGCGCTGCGGTATGTGCGCGACAAGTTGAAATCCAGCGGTTTTTACGAGGATCTGGATATGCTTGCCGATCCCGATGATCCGCGTGATTTGTTCGGGATGGTGCAGCGCGCGGCGGGGTAG
- the rocF gene encoding arginase, whose protein sequence is MEKKTCLMIGAPVDSGKRRQGCLMGPDAFRVAGLGETLNELGFEVEDRGNVAMGPVEPASSKNKDVFALGETIAWTKSLFKAAKDAMAEGFPIFMGGDHSLSLGTVAGVASYAKEQARPLYVLWLDAHSDYHSPLTTASGNLHGTPVGYVCGRDGFEGFPELDAKVPPKRVCMIGLRSVDPAERAELARHDFQLHDMRAIDENGIAPLLRDFLETVAERDGLLHVSLDVDFLDPSIAPAVGTTVPGGATFREAHLVMEMLCDSGLVSSLDLVELNPILDERGKTASLMVDLVASLMGRRVFDRATGGFSGRKTGSAVH, encoded by the coding sequence ATGGAAAAGAAAACCTGTTTGATGATCGGCGCGCCCGTGGATTCGGGCAAGCGGCGACAGGGCTGTTTGATGGGGCCAGATGCGTTTCGCGTGGCGGGTCTGGGTGAAACGCTGAATGAATTGGGCTTTGAGGTTGAAGACCGTGGCAATGTGGCGATGGGGCCTGTTGAGCCAGCGAGCAGCAAAAATAAAGACGTGTTTGCGCTGGGAGAAACCATCGCGTGGACCAAATCGCTGTTTAAAGCTGCGAAAGATGCGATGGCGGAAGGGTTCCCGATCTTTATGGGGGGTGATCACAGTCTGTCGCTTGGCACGGTGGCCGGGGTTGCGTCTTATGCCAAAGAACAGGCGCGGCCCTTGTATGTTTTGTGGTTGGATGCGCATAGCGATTATCATTCACCGCTGACCACCGCATCGGGCAATTTGCACGGCACGCCTGTTGGGTATGTCTGTGGTCGTGATGGGTTCGAAGGGTTCCCTGAATTGGATGCCAAAGTGCCGCCAAAGCGTGTGTGCATGATCGGGTTGCGGTCTGTCGACCCAGCGGAGCGGGCGGAATTGGCCCGCCATGATTTCCAATTGCACGACATGCGGGCCATTGATGAAAACGGCATTGCACCGTTGTTGCGTGATTTTCTGGAAACCGTGGCAGAGCGGGATGGTTTGCTGCATGTGAGTTTGGATGTTGATTTCCTCGACCCGTCTATTGCCCCTGCCGTTGGAACCACAGTGCCTGGGGGAGCCACGTTCCGCGAGGCGCATTTGGTGATGGAAATGCTGTGCGACAGCGGTTTGGTCAGTTCGCTTGATCTGGTGGAGTTGAACCCGATTTTGGACGAACGGGGCAAAACCGCCAGCCTGATGGTTGATCTGGTGGCGAGCCTGATGGGGCGCCGTGTGTTTGATCGTGCCACAGGTGGGTTTAGCGGACGCAAGACTGGTTCAGCGGTGCATTAA
- a CDS encoding extracellular solute-binding protein, protein MKNLMTATAFAAVSASAAMACEISARVNIVGNEFPAIQTVGAGAQECSGAEVKTNLTADHQKINVAGMSGNPAEYTSAIVANSSIVALMNEDVIRPLDDLVAKHGQDLKKNQLITVNGKIMAVAFMANAQHLVYRKDVLEQIGMEPPKTYEDMLAAAKKIREMGIMENPVGGAYKAGWNLAQEFNNMYIGTGGKFFKDGSAEVSINNEQGVAALNMMKALSEYMNPDFLTHDSNATSAEWKAGNVALMNMWGSRVGPLRDTEGSSQEVVDNTAIDAPMTVAGGSTPATTLWWDGWTVSKNISDEEAEATFIALKHAIRPDILNETTSPQAVWLIDGYEPTDAAKGVFAAAQAGSVPYPMLPYQGLLHTALGAELADFMQGKESAEQALADTEAAYTAAAKEKGFLK, encoded by the coding sequence ATGAAAAACTTAATGACAGCAACGGCCTTTGCCGCTGTCTCAGCTTCGGCCGCAATGGCCTGTGAAATCTCAGCCCGCGTCAACATCGTCGGCAACGAATTTCCAGCCATCCAAACAGTGGGCGCAGGCGCACAGGAATGTTCGGGCGCAGAGGTGAAAACAAACCTCACCGCGGACCACCAGAAAATCAACGTGGCTGGCATGTCCGGCAACCCAGCAGAATACACCTCTGCCATCGTTGCTAACTCTTCCATCGTTGCGCTGATGAACGAAGACGTCATCCGCCCGCTGGATGATCTGGTTGCCAAGCACGGCCAAGACCTGAAAAAGAACCAGCTGATCACAGTGAACGGCAAAATCATGGCCGTTGCCTTCATGGCGAACGCGCAGCACCTCGTTTACCGTAAGGACGTGCTGGAACAGATCGGCATGGAACCCCCAAAAACCTACGAAGACATGCTGGCAGCGGCTAAGAAAATCCGCGAAATGGGCATCATGGAAAACCCAGTGGGCGGCGCATACAAAGCAGGCTGGAACTTGGCCCAAGAATTTAACAACATGTACATCGGTACAGGCGGTAAATTCTTCAAAGACGGTTCTGCTGAAGTGTCCATCAACAACGAACAAGGCGTTGCTGCTCTGAACATGATGAAAGCTCTGTCAGAGTACATGAACCCTGACTTCCTGACACATGATTCAAACGCAACATCTGCCGAATGGAAAGCAGGCAACGTTGCTCTGATGAACATGTGGGGCTCCCGTGTTGGCCCTCTGCGTGACACAGAAGGTTCCAGCCAAGAAGTTGTCGACAACACAGCCATCGACGCACCAATGACAGTTGCAGGCGGTTCCACACCAGCCACAACTCTGTGGTGGGACGGCTGGACAGTGTCCAAAAACATCTCTGACGAAGAAGCAGAAGCAACCTTCATCGCGCTCAAGCACGCTATTCGTCCAGACATCCTGAACGAGACAACTTCTCCACAGGCTGTTTGGTTGATCGACGGCTACGAGCCAACAGATGCAGCCAAAGGCGTTTTCGCAGCGGCACAAGCAGGGTCCGTACCATACCCAATGCTGCCATACCAAGGCCTGCTGCACACAGCACTTGGCGCTGAACTGGCGGACTTCATGCAAGGCAAAGAAAGCGCTGAACAAGCACTTGCCGACACAGAAGCAGCCTACACAGCGGCCGCCAAAGAAAAAGGCTTCTTGAAGTAA
- a CDS encoding sugar ABC transporter permease, with protein MRHSTFFWFFLPTGLAMLLFIALPIISVVTQSVYTPHDAVFTVSENCGPFGCTQETTIDQEATAALREAEPLGKFVGLQIYLDRGHLATSEVAEAWRTRDSIGGFMSALGNLPFYRAMAFTLTYTFTVTPLLIILGFMIAVAVNSLAQRLKGIVIFFSLLPMITNPLVGSLILFWMIDSRGIIGNFIQWAANDPDLSLKASTGLTWIMLIVYGVWHSAPFAFVVFYAGLQTLPQDTLESSRIDGATRWQQIRYVVIPHIMPLVTFVALIQLMDNFRVLEPIIGFNAEAHATSLSWIIMNDLGGETRLLSSAASYSVLTIIGVAILLSPVLVRTWRDYNRKEA; from the coding sequence ATGCGACACTCCACTTTCTTCTGGTTCTTTCTGCCCACGGGGCTTGCGATGCTCCTGTTCATCGCATTGCCTATCATTTCGGTTGTAACCCAATCCGTTTACACCCCCCATGACGCGGTCTTTACCGTATCAGAAAACTGCGGCCCCTTCGGCTGCACGCAAGAAACCACCATCGACCAAGAAGCAACCGCCGCCTTGCGCGAAGCAGAACCACTTGGAAAATTCGTTGGTCTGCAAATCTATCTGGATCGCGGCCACCTCGCCACATCCGAAGTGGCCGAAGCATGGCGCACCCGCGATAGCATCGGTGGCTTCATGTCAGCACTTGGCAACCTGCCGTTCTATCGCGCGATGGCCTTCACGCTCACTTATACCTTTACCGTGACACCCCTTCTCATCATCCTCGGCTTTATGATCGCCGTGGCTGTGAATTCATTGGCTCAGCGCCTAAAGGGGATCGTGATCTTCTTCTCGCTCCTTCCAATGATCACCAACCCGTTGGTTGGCTCGCTGATCCTATTCTGGATGATCGACAGTCGCGGCATCATCGGCAACTTTATCCAATGGGCCGCAAACGACCCTGATCTCAGCCTCAAGGCCTCCACCGGCCTCACGTGGATCATGCTCATCGTATACGGCGTCTGGCACTCCGCGCCTTTTGCCTTTGTTGTGTTCTATGCAGGCCTGCAAACCCTGCCCCAAGACACGCTCGAAAGTTCGCGCATTGATGGGGCCACGCGCTGGCAACAAATCCGCTATGTGGTGATCCCGCACATCATGCCGCTTGTCACATTCGTGGCTCTTATTCAGCTAATGGATAACTTCCGCGTCCTTGAGCCAATCATCGGTTTCAACGCCGAAGCGCACGCCACCTCGCTCTCGTGGATCATCATGAATGATCTGGGCGGCGAAACACGGCTCTTGTCCTCTGCGGCCAGCTACTCCGTGCTGACAATCATCGGCGTTGCCATCCTCTTGTCCCCTGTGCTGGTCCGCACATGGCGCGACTATAACCGCAAGGAGGCATAA
- a CDS encoding carbohydrate ABC transporter permease codes for MSSKLNKQPMGLRIFSVGFVVLWFILAAFPFFWTLWGSFKVELDFFSKADWTNALTGARTMAEHGTTFTGAGYEGAWIQEEFWKSVINTAIICFFTVTISLTIGTLGGYALSRSGYKYVFWLLMAALIFRAMPPVTLVSGYLLPFFNWNLWGILPTTIVVLVAINQPFTLWMLHSFFQKIPKELDESAIVDGCSRIQAFRYVIIPVMWPGVITTGLFSFLLAYNDFIVTSMLLEEKNRSMVPAINAFMGTTQTEGNVMFAVAAVVSAIAPLFVLVMFFQRQIVSGLTAGAVKG; via the coding sequence ATGTCATCCAAACTCAACAAACAACCGATGGGCCTGCGCATCTTTTCCGTTGGCTTCGTGGTTTTGTGGTTTATCCTCGCCGCCTTCCCGTTCTTCTGGACACTGTGGGGCAGCTTCAAGGTAGAGCTCGATTTCTTCTCCAAGGCCGATTGGACCAACGCCCTGACTGGCGCGCGCACAATGGCCGAACACGGCACGACCTTTACGGGCGCAGGATATGAAGGCGCGTGGATTCAAGAAGAATTTTGGAAATCCGTTATCAACACAGCCATCATTTGCTTTTTCACGGTGACAATTTCCCTGACCATCGGCACCCTTGGCGGTTACGCCCTGTCCCGCTCTGGCTACAAATACGTGTTCTGGCTGCTCATGGCCGCGCTGATTTTCCGCGCTATGCCTCCTGTGACACTGGTGTCAGGCTACCTCTTGCCGTTCTTTAACTGGAACCTCTGGGGCATCTTGCCCACAACCATCGTTGTTCTGGTTGCCATCAACCAACCCTTCACACTGTGGATGCTGCACAGCTTCTTTCAGAAAATCCCGAAAGAACTGGACGAATCCGCGATCGTGGATGGCTGTTCCCGCATTCAGGCGTTCCGCTATGTCATCATCCCTGTGATGTGGCCAGGCGTAATCACCACAGGTCTCTTCTCGTTCCTCTTGGCCTACAACGACTTCATCGTGACCTCGATGCTGCTCGAAGAAAAGAACCGCTCTATGGTCCCTGCGATCAACGCGTTCATGGGCACCACACAAACCGAAGGCAACGTCATGTTCGCCGTCGCCGCCGTTGTCTCTGCAATCGCGCCGCTCTTTGTGTTGGTGATGTTCTTCCAACGCCAAATCGTATCGGGCCTCACCGCTGGCGCTGTGAAAGGCTAA
- a CDS encoding ester cyclase encodes MTDFQTEKSLVRDYYAALDAPDADLNAVMNQYISADYLWRGFHPFNEQTSGADVATKFWHPLRQSLTHLQRRQDIFMAGANTLDHGGTWVVSMGHLMGLFDHAWLGIRPTGKMAFLRYCEFNRVENGKITETAMFFDIPHLMIQAGQNPFPPQTGAHNIQCGPQTHTGLMFDAQDPAEGEKTLAAVDYMVSDIKTWKGGREEPLVDELRRSWNEDMIWWGPAGIGATYTIERYAEQHSGPFRAGFKDRIFNGHICRMAEGEFGGFFGWPNLTLEPTGGFMGMPATHKPADMRVIDVYRRGGDKLTENWIFIDLLHFWNQQGLDVLGRLPTARD; translated from the coding sequence ATGACTGATTTCCAAACCGAAAAATCCCTCGTGCGCGACTACTACGCCGCACTCGACGCACCAGACGCCGACCTAAACGCGGTGATGAACCAATACATCAGCGCCGATTACCTCTGGCGCGGCTTCCACCCTTTTAATGAGCAAACCTCTGGCGCGGACGTCGCAACAAAATTCTGGCACCCGCTGCGCCAATCCCTCACCCACCTGCAACGTCGCCAAGATATCTTTATGGCGGGGGCAAATACGCTTGATCACGGCGGCACTTGGGTTGTCTCCATGGGCCACCTCATGGGCCTGTTCGATCACGCATGGCTTGGCATCCGCCCCACAGGCAAAATGGCCTTCCTGCGCTATTGCGAGTTCAACCGCGTCGAAAATGGCAAAATCACTGAAACCGCCATGTTCTTTGACATCCCGCATCTGATGATCCAAGCAGGCCAAAACCCCTTCCCCCCCCAAACAGGCGCACATAACATCCAATGTGGGCCACAAACCCACACTGGCCTGATGTTTGACGCCCAAGACCCAGCCGAGGGCGAAAAAACCCTCGCTGCCGTTGATTACATGGTCAGTGACATCAAAACATGGAAAGGCGGACGCGAAGAACCGCTGGTGGATGAACTGCGCCGTTCATGGAACGAAGACATGATCTGGTGGGGGCCCGCAGGTATCGGCGCGACCTATACGATTGAACGATATGCAGAACAACATTCAGGCCCGTTCCGCGCTGGCTTCAAAGACCGCATTTTCAACGGCCACATCTGCCGCATGGCCGAAGGCGAATTTGGCGGCTTCTTCGGCTGGCCCAACCTGACCCTAGAACCCACGGGCGGCTTTATGGGCATGCCTGCCACCCACAAACCCGCCGACATGCGCGTGATCGACGTCTATCGCCGCGGGGGGGACAAGCTCACCGAAAACTGGATTTTCATCGACTTGCTGCATTTCTGGAACCAACAAGGCCTTGATGTGCTCGGGCGTTTGCCGACAGCGCGGGACTAG